One Quadrisphaera setariae genomic region harbors:
- a CDS encoding CinA family protein translates to MPDALPERVVEALREAHLTVATAESLTAGLLSARLADVPGASDVLRGGVVSYATDVKSSVLGVSSDQLERTGPVHRAVAEAMASGVTRLLGADVGVATTGVAGPGPHDGHPAGTVVVAVSTAAGVSAEVLRLPGDRAAVREGAVRGALDLLARVLTDREEREEPSQRWKN, encoded by the coding sequence GTGCCTGACGCACTGCCCGAGCGCGTCGTCGAGGCGCTGCGCGAGGCGCACCTCACCGTCGCCACCGCCGAGTCCCTCACCGCAGGGCTGCTGAGCGCGCGCCTCGCCGACGTGCCAGGAGCTTCGGACGTCCTGCGCGGGGGGGTGGTCTCCTACGCCACCGACGTGAAGTCCTCCGTCCTCGGCGTGAGCAGCGACCAGCTCGAGCGCACGGGGCCCGTCCACCGGGCCGTCGCCGAGGCCATGGCCAGCGGCGTCACCCGTCTGCTCGGGGCTGACGTGGGCGTGGCCACCACGGGCGTCGCTGGTCCCGGGCCGCACGACGGGCACCCCGCCGGCACCGTCGTCGTCGCCGTGTCCACCGCCGCCGGCGTCTCCGCCGAGGTGCTCCGCCTCCCCGGTGACCGCGCCGCCGTCCGCGAGGGCGCCGTGCGCGGCGCGCTCGACCTCCTCGCGCGCGTGCTCACCGACCGTGAGGAACGAGAAGAGCCCTCCCAGCGTTGGAAGAACTGA
- the pgsA gene encoding CDP-diacylglycerol--glycerol-3-phosphate 3-phosphatidyltransferase, with the protein MSTPAQPAKVSAWNIANYLTVLRIVLVPLVVWLLLARDGDDAWFRLGAFAAFAAASITDKIDGDIARARGLVTDFGKIADPIADKLLLGAVFVCLSLLGEVWWWVTVVILVREVGITLLRFVVIRYGVIAASPGGKLKTVLQVAAAGLLLLPWSSWLSGTPLAVVEGALLVLVLAAAAVTLVTGVDYLVRAYRLVQGGRRA; encoded by the coding sequence GTGAGCACGCCAGCCCAGCCGGCGAAGGTGTCGGCCTGGAACATCGCCAACTACCTCACGGTCCTGCGGATCGTGCTGGTGCCGCTGGTGGTGTGGCTGCTGCTGGCCCGCGACGGCGACGACGCGTGGTTCCGGCTGGGGGCGTTCGCAGCGTTCGCGGCTGCGAGCATCACCGACAAGATCGACGGTGACATCGCGCGGGCCCGGGGACTGGTCACCGACTTCGGCAAGATCGCCGACCCCATCGCCGACAAGCTGCTGCTGGGCGCGGTGTTCGTCTGCCTGTCGCTGCTCGGCGAGGTGTGGTGGTGGGTGACGGTGGTCATCCTCGTCCGCGAGGTCGGCATCACGCTGCTGCGCTTCGTGGTGATCCGCTACGGCGTCATCGCCGCCTCCCCGGGCGGCAAGCTCAAGACGGTGCTGCAGGTGGCGGCGGCGGGCCTGCTGCTGCTGCCGTGGTCGTCGTGGCTGTCCGGCACCCCGCTCGCCGTCGTCGAGGGCGCCCTGCTGGTGCTCGTGCTGGCCGCGGCCGCGGTGACGCTGGTCACGGGCGTCGACTACCTCGTCCGCGCCTACCGGCTCGTGCAGGGCGGACGACGTGCCTGA
- the rimO gene encoding 30S ribosomal protein S12 methylthiotransferase RimO — translation MPAVRSVALVTLGCVRNEVDSEELAGRLAAAGWRLEDDPAAADVAVVNTCGFVEQAKKDSVDVLLDVAELRDDDASRTQAVVAVGCMSERYGKDLAEELPEVDAVLGFDSYADLSTHLDGILHGARPESHVPRDRRTLLPVSPAKRQAAARSGAVALPGLGELSDASLAKVPESGPPVVRARLGSAPWAPLKLASGCDRRCSFCAIPAFRGSFVSRPPADVLAEARWLAEQGVKEVFLVSENSTSYGKDLGDLRALESLLPQLAAVDGLERVRVSYLQPAEVRPGLLEAIAGTPGVTPYFDLSFQHSAPALLRRMRRFGSTDEFLALLDRVRTLAPEAGVRSNVIVGFPGETEDDVAELERFLEGARLDVVGVFGYSDEDGTEAASLTDKVDEAVVAERVDRISRLVEALVDERAAQRVGTRDAVLVEEHDDDGDGLVSAVGRTGFQGPDVDGTTRIELAPGAELPPVGALVPVQVTASEGVDLVARPL, via the coding sequence TTGCCAGCCGTGAGGTCGGTAGCTCTGGTCACCCTCGGGTGCGTCCGCAACGAGGTCGACTCCGAGGAGCTCGCCGGTCGCCTGGCGGCCGCCGGCTGGCGCCTCGAGGACGACCCGGCCGCCGCGGACGTCGCCGTCGTCAACACCTGCGGGTTCGTGGAGCAGGCGAAGAAGGACTCCGTGGACGTCCTCCTCGACGTCGCCGAGCTCCGCGACGACGACGCCTCGCGCACGCAGGCCGTGGTGGCCGTGGGCTGCATGTCCGAGCGGTACGGCAAGGACCTGGCCGAGGAGCTGCCCGAGGTCGACGCGGTGCTCGGGTTCGACTCCTACGCGGACCTGTCCACCCACCTCGACGGCATCCTCCACGGGGCGCGGCCGGAGTCGCACGTCCCGCGCGACCGCCGCACGCTGCTGCCCGTCAGCCCCGCGAAGCGGCAGGCCGCCGCCCGCAGCGGCGCCGTCGCCCTCCCCGGGCTCGGGGAGCTGAGCGACGCCAGCCTCGCCAAGGTGCCCGAGTCCGGCCCGCCCGTGGTCCGCGCCCGCCTCGGCAGCGCTCCCTGGGCGCCGCTGAAGCTGGCGTCCGGCTGCGACCGCCGCTGCTCGTTCTGCGCCATCCCCGCCTTCCGCGGCAGCTTCGTCTCCCGGCCCCCGGCCGACGTGCTCGCCGAGGCGCGCTGGCTCGCCGAGCAGGGCGTCAAGGAGGTGTTCCTCGTCAGCGAGAACTCGACCTCCTACGGCAAGGACCTGGGCGACCTGCGCGCGCTGGAGTCCCTGCTGCCGCAGCTGGCGGCCGTGGACGGGCTCGAGCGGGTGCGCGTCAGCTACCTGCAGCCGGCCGAGGTGCGTCCGGGGCTGCTCGAGGCGATCGCGGGCACGCCCGGCGTCACCCCCTACTTCGACCTCTCCTTCCAGCACTCCGCGCCGGCGCTGCTGCGCCGGATGCGCCGCTTCGGCAGCACGGACGAGTTCCTCGCGCTGCTCGACCGGGTCCGCACCCTGGCGCCCGAGGCGGGCGTGCGCTCCAACGTCATCGTCGGCTTCCCGGGGGAGACCGAGGACGACGTCGCCGAGCTCGAGCGCTTCCTCGAGGGTGCGCGCCTCGACGTGGTGGGGGTCTTCGGGTACTCCGACGAGGACGGCACGGAGGCCGCCTCCCTCACCGACAAGGTCGACGAGGCCGTCGTCGCCGAGCGCGTGGACCGGATCTCCCGGCTCGTCGAGGCCCTCGTCGACGAGCGCGCCGCGCAGCGCGTCGGCACTCGTGACGCCGTCCTGGTCGAGGAGCACGACGACGACGGCGACGGTCTCGTGAGCGCTGTCGGGCGCACCGGCTTCCAGGGCCCCGACGTCGACGGCACGACGCGCATCGAGCTCGCCCCCGGTGCCGAGCTGCCCCCGGTGGGGGCGCTGGTCCCCGTGCAGGTCACGGCCAGCGAAGGCGTCGACCTGGTGGCCCGACCGCTGTGA
- a CDS encoding DNA translocase FtsK yields MATRSTSRAPAKPRAGAKAAPKGGARGAAHARTRAPLPVRAVRGTWMGLAHAVGGSARKGRPDSSDLDPDVRRDGIGLALVAAAIVVAAREWWGMPGTFGDVVHAVVAGTVGKVSLALPLALGVLALRLLLRPDAGSENSRVVVGLGAITVAVAGMLHLGGALGASPVSSLERIREAGGVLGYLVATPVDAAVGGALTYTLLGILAVFGVLVTTATPVHLVPHRLGLLYRTLTGGDDVHGRYGEDDPDGELERRQLGRARGSRHGDEAYEQAMEREAEVKPKRRKRGAGEDDRPAFEEQASAATPAPGEEVFDPFKDFGAAPTTAVAVEPGEEPDAAPGPRRSSAAGVTAHARGAAPAPAPPAPAPPLQAPPTTQLPHRVEQMALAFTGTYEMPPDDVLKHGEGHATRTEANDRVVDALTAVLDNFSIDARVADFTRGPTVTRYEVELGTGVKVEKVTALSKNIAYAVASADVRILSPIPGKSAIGVEIPNTDREIVVLGDVLRSDVAQRNTHPMVMGIGKDVEGGYVITNLAKTPHLLVAGATGAGKSSFINSMITSILMRATPDQVRMILVDPKRVELTAYEGIPHLLSPIITNAKKAAEALDWVTQEMDRRYDDLAMYGFKHVDDFNAAIDEGRVEPIEGSERQLRRYPYLLVVVDELADLMMVAPRDVESSIVRITQLARAAGIHLVLATQRPSVDVVTGLIKANVPSRLAFATSSLADSRVVLDQPGAEKLIGQGDALFLPMGSSKPARVQGAWVSESEVEKVVAHVKAQAAPEYVQDVVAPSNAQKIAEDVGDDLELMLAAAEHIITTQFGSTSMLQRKLRVGFAKAGRLMDLLEQRGVVGPSEGSKARDVYVKPDDMDEALARLRGDAAREPVRIPDDATQVVDLAEGEGWDDGVDEPSEGSEDAWELTDRY; encoded by the coding sequence ATGGCCACCCGCTCGACCTCGCGCGCTCCCGCGAAGCCTCGCGCCGGGGCGAAGGCCGCCCCCAAGGGCGGCGCGCGCGGCGCCGCCCACGCGCGGACCCGCGCGCCGCTGCCCGTGCGGGCCGTCCGCGGCACCTGGATGGGGCTCGCCCACGCCGTGGGTGGCAGCGCCCGCAAGGGGCGCCCCGACAGCTCCGACCTGGACCCCGACGTCCGCCGGGACGGGATCGGCCTCGCGCTCGTGGCGGCCGCCATCGTGGTGGCCGCCCGTGAGTGGTGGGGCATGCCCGGGACCTTCGGCGACGTGGTCCACGCCGTGGTCGCCGGGACCGTCGGCAAGGTGAGCCTCGCGCTGCCGCTGGCGCTGGGCGTGCTGGCGCTGCGCCTGCTGCTGCGCCCTGACGCGGGCAGCGAGAACAGCCGCGTCGTCGTCGGGCTCGGGGCCATCACGGTGGCCGTGGCGGGCATGCTCCACCTGGGCGGGGCGCTCGGCGCGAGCCCGGTCAGCTCCCTGGAGAGGATCCGCGAGGCGGGCGGCGTGCTCGGCTACCTCGTGGCGACCCCCGTGGACGCGGCGGTGGGCGGGGCGCTCACCTACACGCTGCTCGGGATCCTCGCCGTCTTCGGCGTCCTGGTGACCACCGCGACGCCCGTGCACCTCGTGCCGCACCGCCTGGGTCTGCTCTACCGCACCCTCACCGGCGGCGACGACGTGCACGGCCGCTACGGCGAGGACGACCCCGACGGCGAGCTCGAGCGCCGCCAGCTGGGCCGCGCCCGCGGCAGCCGCCACGGCGACGAGGCCTACGAGCAGGCGATGGAGCGCGAGGCGGAGGTCAAGCCGAAGCGCCGCAAGCGGGGCGCCGGCGAGGACGACCGGCCCGCCTTCGAGGAGCAGGCGTCCGCCGCCACCCCTGCGCCGGGCGAGGAGGTCTTCGACCCCTTCAAGGACTTCGGCGCCGCCCCGACCACCGCGGTCGCCGTCGAGCCCGGCGAGGAGCCCGACGCCGCTCCGGGGCCGCGCCGCTCGTCGGCCGCCGGCGTCACCGCCCACGCCCGCGGTGCCGCGCCGGCTCCCGCCCCGCCGGCTCCCGCCCCGCCGCTGCAGGCACCGCCCACCACGCAGCTGCCGCACCGCGTGGAGCAGATGGCGCTGGCGTTCACCGGCACCTACGAGATGCCGCCGGACGACGTCCTGAAGCACGGCGAGGGCCACGCGACCCGCACCGAGGCGAACGACCGCGTGGTGGACGCCCTCACCGCCGTCCTGGACAACTTCTCCATCGACGCGCGCGTCGCCGACTTCACCCGCGGCCCGACGGTCACCCGCTACGAGGTGGAGCTGGGCACCGGCGTCAAGGTGGAGAAGGTCACGGCGCTGTCGAAGAACATCGCCTACGCCGTGGCCAGCGCTGACGTGCGCATCCTGAGCCCGATCCCCGGCAAGTCGGCGATCGGCGTGGAGATCCCCAACACCGACCGCGAGATCGTCGTCCTCGGCGACGTCCTCCGCAGCGACGTCGCGCAGCGCAACACGCACCCGATGGTCATGGGCATCGGCAAGGACGTCGAGGGCGGGTACGTCATCACCAACCTCGCCAAGACGCCCCACCTGCTCGTCGCCGGGGCCACGGGCGCCGGCAAGTCGAGCTTCATCAACTCGATGATCACGTCGATCCTCATGCGGGCGACGCCCGACCAGGTGCGCATGATCCTCGTGGACCCGAAGCGCGTGGAGCTCACGGCCTACGAGGGCATCCCGCACCTGCTGAGCCCGATCATCACCAACGCCAAGAAGGCCGCCGAGGCGCTCGACTGGGTCACCCAGGAGATGGACCGCCGCTACGACGACCTCGCGATGTACGGCTTCAAGCACGTGGACGACTTCAACGCCGCCATCGACGAGGGCCGCGTGGAGCCGATCGAGGGCAGCGAGCGCCAGCTGCGGCGGTACCCGTACCTGCTCGTGGTGGTCGACGAGCTGGCCGACCTCATGATGGTCGCGCCGCGCGACGTGGAGTCGTCCATCGTCAGGATCACCCAGCTCGCGCGCGCCGCCGGCATCCACCTGGTCCTCGCGACGCAGCGCCCGTCGGTCGACGTGGTCACCGGCCTCATCAAGGCCAACGTGCCCTCGCGCCTGGCGTTCGCGACGTCGTCCCTGGCCGACTCCCGGGTGGTCCTGGACCAGCCGGGCGCCGAGAAGCTCATCGGCCAGGGCGACGCGCTGTTCCTGCCGATGGGCTCCTCCAAGCCGGCCCGCGTGCAGGGCGCCTGGGTCAGCGAGTCCGAGGTGGAGAAGGTCGTCGCGCACGTCAAGGCGCAGGCCGCGCCCGAGTACGTGCAGGACGTCGTGGCGCCGAGCAACGCGCAGAAGATCGCCGAGGACGTCGGCGACGACCTCGAGCTCATGCTGGCGGCCGCCGAGCACATCATCACCACCCAGTTCGGCTCCACCTCGATGCTGCAGCGCAAGCTGCGCGTGGGGTTCGCGAAGGCGGGCCGCCTCATGGACCTGCTCGAGCAGCGCGGCGTGGTGGGGCCCTCGGAGGGCTCCAAGGCCCGTGACGTCTACGTCAAGCCCGACGACATGGACGAGGCCCTGGCCCGCCTGCGCGGTGACGCCGCCCGCGAGCCGGTCCGCATCCCCGACGACGCCACCCAGGTGGTCGACCTGGCTGAGGGCGAGGGCTGGGACGACGGCGTGGACGAGCCCTCGGAGGGCTCCGAGGACGCCTGGGAGCTCACCGACAGGTACTGA
- a CDS encoding ribonuclease J: MTAPTAAATTQTLGQTLGLPPKLARGTLRVVPLGGLGEVGRNMAVLEIDGKLLIIDCGVLFPEDHQPGVDLILPDFSYIADRLDDVVAVVLTHGHEDHIGAVPFLLRLRPDIPLVGSTLTLAFVEAKLKEHRIQPYTLAVSEGQVEQLGPFECEFVAVNHSIPDALAVAVRTSAGTVLHTGDFKMDQLPLDGRITDLRAFARLGERGVDLFMVDSTNAEVPGFTTAEREITPVLDRVFASAQRRLIVASFASHVHRVQQVLDTAHKHGRKVAFVGRSMVRNMGVAADLGYLDVPKGVLVDLKQVDDLPDAKVVLMCTGSQGEPMAALSRMANHDHRIQVGPGDTVVLASSLIPGNENAVYRVINGLMRLGAAVVHSGNARVHVSGHASAGELLYCYNIVKPKNAMPVHGEVRHLHANADLAVKTGVPRERVLITDCGSVVDLRDGRAKITGQVPCGYVYVDGSSVGSITDADLKDRRILGDEGFISVFAVIDSTTGKVVAGPEVHARGVAEDTSTLQSIVPRVADALAQAVAQASQGGGGVDTHQLQQVVRRVVGRWAGTSLRRRPMIIPVVVEA, from the coding sequence GTGACAGCCCCCACCGCCGCAGCGACCACCCAGACCCTCGGCCAGACCCTGGGCCTGCCCCCGAAGCTCGCCCGCGGCACGCTGCGCGTGGTGCCGCTGGGCGGCCTCGGCGAGGTCGGCCGCAACATGGCCGTGCTCGAGATCGACGGCAAGCTGCTGATCATCGACTGCGGCGTCCTGTTCCCCGAGGACCACCAGCCCGGCGTCGACCTCATCCTCCCGGACTTCAGCTACATCGCCGACCGCCTGGACGACGTCGTCGCCGTGGTCCTCACGCACGGCCACGAGGACCACATCGGCGCCGTGCCGTTCCTCCTGCGCCTGCGCCCCGACATCCCGCTGGTGGGCTCCACGCTGACGCTGGCCTTCGTCGAGGCGAAGCTCAAGGAGCACCGCATCCAGCCGTACACGCTCGCGGTGAGCGAGGGGCAGGTCGAGCAGCTCGGTCCGTTCGAGTGCGAGTTCGTCGCGGTCAACCACTCGATCCCCGACGCCCTCGCGGTCGCCGTGCGCACGAGCGCCGGAACGGTGCTCCACACCGGCGACTTCAAGATGGACCAGCTGCCGCTGGACGGCCGCATCACCGACCTGCGCGCCTTCGCGCGGCTCGGCGAGCGCGGCGTCGACCTGTTCATGGTCGACTCCACCAACGCCGAGGTGCCGGGCTTCACCACCGCGGAGCGCGAGATCACCCCCGTGCTCGACAGGGTCTTCGCCAGCGCCCAGCGCCGGCTCATCGTGGCGAGCTTCGCCTCGCACGTGCACCGCGTGCAGCAGGTGCTCGACACCGCGCACAAGCACGGCCGCAAGGTGGCCTTCGTGGGCCGCTCGATGGTGCGGAACATGGGCGTGGCCGCCGACCTGGGCTACCTCGACGTGCCCAAGGGCGTCCTCGTGGACCTCAAGCAGGTCGACGACCTCCCGGACGCCAAGGTCGTGCTCATGTGCACCGGCTCCCAGGGCGAGCCGATGGCCGCCCTGAGCAGGATGGCCAACCACGACCACCGGATCCAGGTGGGTCCGGGCGACACCGTCGTCCTGGCCTCCTCGCTCATCCCCGGCAACGAGAACGCCGTCTACCGCGTGATCAACGGGCTCATGCGCCTGGGCGCCGCGGTCGTGCACTCCGGCAACGCCCGCGTGCACGTCTCCGGCCACGCGAGCGCCGGTGAGCTCCTGTACTGCTACAACATCGTCAAGCCGAAGAACGCCATGCCGGTGCACGGCGAGGTGCGGCACCTCCACGCGAACGCCGACCTCGCGGTCAAGACGGGTGTGCCGCGCGAGCGGGTGCTCATCACCGACTGCGGTTCCGTGGTCGACCTGCGCGACGGCCGCGCGAAGATCACCGGTCAGGTGCCCTGCGGGTACGTCTACGTCGACGGCTCCTCGGTGGGTTCCATCACCGACGCCGACCTCAAGGACCGTCGCATCCTGGGTGACGAGGGCTTCATCTCGGTGTTCGCCGTCATCGACTCCACCACCGGCAAGGTGGTGGCGGGCCCCGAGGTGCACGCCCGGGGCGTCGCCGAGGACACGAGCACCCTGCAGTCCATCGTCCCGAGGGTGGCTGACGCGCTGGCCCAGGCCGTCGCGCAGGCGTCCCAGGGCGGCGGCGGTGTCGACACCCACCAGCTGCAGCAGGTGGTGCGCCGCGTGGTCGGCCGCTGGGCGGGGACGTCGCTGCGCCGCAGGCCCATGATCATCCCGGTGGTCGTGGAGGCGTAG
- the dapA gene encoding 4-hydroxy-tetrahydrodipicolinate synthase has translation MPDATAPAVHRPFGAVLTAMATPFTADGALDVAAAQALAQRLVDEGNDGLVVAGTTGESPTLAEHEHDALLAAVVEAVGSRAHVIAGCGNNDTDHTLRRARAAERTGVDGLLVVTPYYNKPPQEGLFRHFSAVADSTGLPVMLYDIPGRTGTAISNEVLLRLAEHPRVVAVKDAKDDLFASSQVMAAAGGEGGLAYYSGSDQLNLAHLAQGAAGVVSVVGHVAAGPYAAMVAAVDAGDLPAARAIHTRLLPAVTAIMTRTQGAIMVKAALELTGAIPNRHVRLPLVEATDEQVEQLSSDLRGADLL, from the coding sequence GTGCCCGACGCGACCGCCCCCGCTGTCCACCGGCCGTTCGGGGCGGTGCTCACCGCGATGGCGACCCCGTTCACCGCTGACGGCGCTCTGGACGTCGCCGCCGCCCAGGCGCTGGCGCAGCGCCTGGTGGACGAGGGGAACGACGGCCTCGTCGTCGCCGGCACCACGGGGGAGTCCCCGACGCTGGCCGAGCACGAGCACGACGCGCTGCTCGCCGCCGTCGTCGAGGCGGTGGGCTCGCGGGCCCACGTCATCGCGGGCTGCGGCAACAACGACACCGACCACACCCTGCGGCGCGCCCGCGCCGCCGAGAGGACCGGCGTCGACGGCCTGCTCGTGGTCACCCCGTACTACAACAAGCCCCCGCAGGAGGGCCTGTTCCGCCACTTCTCGGCCGTGGCCGACTCCACGGGCCTGCCGGTGATGCTCTACGACATCCCCGGCCGCACCGGCACCGCGATCTCCAACGAGGTCCTCCTGCGCCTCGCGGAGCACCCCCGCGTGGTGGCCGTCAAGGACGCCAAGGACGACCTGTTCGCGTCGTCACAGGTCATGGCCGCCGCCGGAGGCGAGGGCGGCCTGGCCTACTACTCCGGCAGCGACCAGCTGAACCTCGCGCACCTCGCGCAGGGCGCCGCCGGCGTCGTCTCCGTGGTCGGGCACGTGGCGGCTGGTCCCTACGCGGCCATGGTCGCCGCCGTCGACGCGGGCGACCTGCCCGCAGCCCGAGCGATCCACACCCGGCTGCTCCCCGCCGTCACCGCGATCATGACCCGCACCCAGGGCGCGATCATGGTGAAGGCGGCGCTGGAGCTCACCGGGGCCATCCCCAACCGCCACGTGCGCCTGCCCCTCGTGGAGGCCACCGACGAGCAGGTCGAGCAGCTCAGCTCCGACCTGCGAGGAGCAGACCTTCTGTGA
- a CDS encoding lysophospholipid acyltransferase family protein, with protein MLYWLFKAVLYPVLTSLFRPEVKGLEHVPLTGPAVLASNHLSVSDSFFLPLMVPRRVSFMAKAEYFTGRGVKGRLTAGFFKGIGQLPVDRSGGKASQAAIDLALAVLDRGELFGIYPEGTRSPDGRLYRGKTGVARVALTSGVPVLPVAMHGTAEVQPIGRRIPRIRRVGITIGAPLDFSRYQGMENDRFVLRSVTDEITYEIMRLSGQEYVDVYAASMKDKLASAAKERRGATKAPRPEAAGPEVLAAGPSADSTTRRAHEPELGPEELGDVGTALPPVDPPEAPEPGPHPSR; from the coding sequence GTGCTCTACTGGCTGTTCAAGGCGGTGCTCTACCCCGTCCTGACGTCGCTGTTCCGGCCGGAGGTCAAGGGGCTGGAGCACGTGCCGCTGACGGGGCCCGCGGTGCTCGCGAGCAACCACCTGTCCGTGTCGGACTCCTTCTTCCTCCCGCTCATGGTCCCGCGGCGGGTGAGCTTCATGGCGAAGGCCGAGTACTTCACCGGCCGCGGCGTGAAGGGGCGGCTCACGGCGGGCTTCTTCAAGGGCATCGGCCAGCTGCCCGTGGACCGGTCGGGCGGCAAGGCGAGCCAGGCGGCGATCGACCTGGCCCTGGCGGTGCTCGACCGCGGTGAGCTCTTCGGCATCTACCCCGAGGGCACCCGCAGCCCTGACGGACGCCTGTACCGCGGGAAGACCGGCGTGGCGCGCGTGGCGCTGACCAGCGGCGTCCCCGTCCTGCCGGTGGCGATGCACGGCACCGCCGAGGTGCAGCCCATCGGGCGTCGGATCCCCCGCATCCGCCGGGTGGGCATCACCATCGGGGCCCCGCTGGACTTCTCCCGGTACCAGGGCATGGAGAACGACAGGTTCGTCCTGCGCTCGGTGACCGACGAGATCACCTACGAGATCATGCGGCTGTCCGGGCAGGAGTACGTCGACGTCTACGCGGCCTCCATGAAGGACAAGCTGGCCTCGGCGGCCAAGGAGCGCCGCGGGGCGACCAAGGCGCCCCGGCCGGAGGCCGCCGGCCCCGAGGTGCTCGCCGCCGGTCCCTCCGCCGACTCGACCACGCGCCGCGCCCACGAGCCCGAGCTGGGCCCCGAGGAGCTGGGGGACGTCGGGACCGCGCTGCCGCCGGTCGACCCCCCGGAAGCCCCGGAGCCCGGGCCGCACCCGTCCCGGTAG
- a CDS encoding alpha/beta hydrolase produces the protein MGVLAGAEAFSSGAAAGAGTAGAPAVLLCHGFTGSPQGLRGWAQDLAAAGLSVCLPRLPGHGTSWQEMARTGWADWLGALEAELEQLRSRGHRVVVGGLSMGGGLALRLAADHPADVAGLVLVNPAVRLEDPRLAALPLLRRLGLLGRPGRERTAPAVGGDVAKPGAVELAYDRVPLRAAASMVEGLRGVARDLPLVHQPLVLLRSAADHVVPASSSALVLERVGSADVREEVLERSYHVATLDHDAARVSAATLDLVGRL, from the coding sequence GTGGGTGTGCTGGCCGGCGCGGAGGCCTTCTCGTCCGGCGCTGCGGCCGGCGCGGGGACCGCTGGCGCGCCCGCCGTCCTGCTCTGCCACGGCTTCACCGGGAGCCCCCAGGGGCTGCGCGGCTGGGCGCAGGACCTCGCCGCCGCCGGCCTGTCCGTCTGCCTGCCCCGGCTGCCCGGGCACGGGACGAGCTGGCAGGAGATGGCCCGCACGGGCTGGGCCGACTGGCTGGGCGCGCTCGAGGCGGAGCTGGAGCAGCTGCGCTCGCGCGGGCACCGCGTCGTCGTCGGCGGCCTGTCGATGGGCGGTGGCCTGGCCCTGCGGCTCGCGGCCGACCACCCCGCGGACGTGGCCGGCCTGGTGCTCGTCAACCCGGCGGTGCGCCTGGAGGACCCGCGCCTGGCAGCCCTGCCGCTGCTGCGCCGCCTGGGGCTGCTCGGCCGTCCCGGCCGCGAGCGCACCGCGCCCGCCGTCGGCGGTGACGTCGCGAAGCCCGGGGCGGTGGAGCTCGCCTACGACAGGGTGCCGCTGCGCGCCGCGGCGTCGATGGTCGAGGGGCTGCGCGGGGTGGCCCGCGACCTGCCCCTCGTGCACCAGCCGCTGGTGCTCCTCCGGTCCGCGGCCGACCACGTGGTGCCCGCCTCCTCCAGCGCGCTCGTGCTGGAGCGCGTCGGCTCGGCCGACGTGCGCGAGGAGGTGCTCGAGCGCAGCTACCACGTGGCCACGCTCGACCACGACGCCGCGCGCGTCAGCGCGGCCACCCTCGACCTGGTGGGCCGGCTGTGA
- a CDS encoding ROK family glucokinase, with amino-acid sequence MSTPSGALTVGVDIGGTKIAAGAVDAAGRIVARTRRETPARDVGAIAAAVVDAVGELRREHDVAAVGVAAAGFVDASRSVVTFAPNLAWRDEPVRADLERALGLPVVVENDANAAAWGEFAHGTGRSASSAGHEVHDMVLLTIGTGLGGGIVIGDRLLRGASGFAGELGHVRVVPDGHPCGCGNRGCWEQYASGRALVREARAMARTGSPLAAHLLELAGDDPEAIQGPTVTKAALEGDTAAVELLADLGRWIGEGAASVVAALDPALVVVGGGVSEAGDLLLAPARTAFARQLTARGHRPAIPVELASLGNDAGMIGVADLARTV; translated from the coding sequence GTGAGCACCCCTTCCGGCGCACTGACCGTCGGCGTGGACATCGGCGGCACCAAGATCGCAGCTGGCGCGGTGGACGCCGCCGGGCGCATCGTGGCCCGGACCCGGCGCGAGACGCCGGCCCGCGACGTGGGCGCGATCGCCGCCGCCGTGGTGGACGCCGTGGGCGAGCTGCGCCGCGAGCACGACGTCGCGGCCGTGGGCGTCGCCGCCGCCGGCTTCGTGGACGCCAGCCGCTCCGTCGTCACCTTCGCGCCCAACCTCGCCTGGCGCGACGAGCCGGTCCGCGCCGACCTGGAGCGCGCCCTCGGGCTGCCCGTGGTGGTGGAGAACGACGCCAACGCCGCCGCGTGGGGCGAGTTCGCGCACGGCACCGGTCGCAGCGCCAGCAGCGCCGGTCACGAGGTGCACGACATGGTGCTGCTGACCATCGGCACGGGGCTGGGCGGCGGCATCGTCATCGGCGACCGCCTCCTGCGCGGCGCCAGCGGCTTCGCCGGGGAGCTCGGCCACGTGCGGGTGGTCCCCGACGGCCACCCCTGCGGCTGCGGCAACCGCGGCTGCTGGGAGCAGTACGCCTCGGGCCGGGCGCTCGTGCGCGAGGCCCGTGCGATGGCGCGCACCGGCTCACCGCTCGCGGCGCACCTCCTGGAGCTGGCCGGCGACGACCCCGAGGCCATCCAGGGCCCCACCGTCACCAAGGCCGCTCTGGAGGGCGACACCGCCGCCGTCGAGCTGCTGGCCGACCTCGGCCGCTGGATCGGTGAGGGCGCCGCCAGCGTCGTCGCCGCGCTCGACCCGGCGCTCGTCGTCGTCGGCGGCGGCGTCTCCGAGGCCGGTGACCTCCTGCTCGCCCCGGCGCGCACCGCCTTCGCCCGCCAGCTCACCGCGCGCGGGCACCGCCCCGCGATCCCCGTGGAGCTGGCCTCCCTCGGGAACGACGCCGGGATGATCGGCGTGGCCGACCTCGCCCGGACCGTCTGA